A stretch of the Sulfitobacter indolifex genome encodes the following:
- a CDS encoding SRPBCC family protein yields the protein MTNQQITVETTVAASVEEVWSAYTTPDDIMQWNFANDDWCCPRAEVDLRPGGKQIARMEAKDGSMGFDFEGTYEEIEPRKSLLLVLDDGRRSRTTFTGSGGNTHVVTTFDAEPQNPIEMQRDGWQAILNNFTTYVESKRG from the coding sequence ATGACCAACCAGCAAATCACCGTGGAAACGACAGTTGCCGCCTCCGTTGAAGAGGTGTGGAGCGCCTACACCACCCCGGACGACATCATGCAGTGGAATTTCGCAAACGATGACTGGTGCTGCCCGCGCGCCGAAGTGGATCTGCGCCCCGGTGGCAAGCAGATCGCCCGTATGGAGGCGAAGGACGGAAGCATGGGTTTCGACTTCGAGGGCACTTACGAGGAGATCGAGCCGCGCAAGTCACTCCTGCTGGTTCTTGACGACGGCCGTAGGTCCCGCACAACATTTACCGGAAGCGGCGGAAACACCCATGTCGTGACCACTTTCGACGCCGAGCCGCAGAACCCGATTGAGATGCAGCGCGACGGGTGGCAGGCGATCTTGAACAATTTCACTACTTACGTCGAAAGCAAGCGTGGCTGA
- a CDS encoding TetR/AcrR family transcriptional regulator gives MPRPTKQYPERGDARKRLLQAARDVIRRKGFAATSVDDLCQSAGVTKGAFFHHFKTKDALGVAAANFWTETTSALFASAPYHEPDDPLDRVLAYLDFRKGIIGGETFEYTCLVGTMTQEVHDSAPAIRDACAASIFGHAATLEADIKAARKQRNIDADWTAESLARHTQAVLQGGFILAKATGDPDLARESVDHLIRYVRGLFGVEPNTSETSSKEKST, from the coding sequence ATGCCAAGACCAACCAAGCAATACCCCGAGCGCGGCGATGCGCGCAAACGCCTTCTGCAAGCCGCGCGCGACGTGATCCGCCGGAAGGGGTTCGCCGCAACCTCAGTCGATGATCTCTGCCAGTCGGCCGGTGTCACGAAGGGTGCGTTCTTCCATCACTTCAAGACGAAGGACGCGCTTGGCGTGGCGGCAGCAAATTTCTGGACCGAGACAACCAGCGCACTCTTTGCCAGCGCGCCTTACCATGAGCCAGACGATCCGCTGGACCGTGTTCTGGCCTATCTCGATTTCCGCAAAGGGATCATCGGCGGCGAGACGTTTGAATACACCTGCCTCGTCGGCACCATGACGCAGGAGGTGCATGATAGCGCGCCCGCGATCCGGGATGCCTGCGCCGCCAGCATCTTCGGTCATGCCGCCACGCTGGAGGCCGACATCAAAGCGGCGCGCAAGCAGCGTAATATCGACGCTGACTGGACTGCCGAGAGCCTTGCCCGCCACACGCAGGCGGTCCTTCAGGGTGGGTTCATCCTCGCCAAGGCCACTGGGGACCCGGACCTCGCCCGTGAAAGCGTTGATCACCTCATTCGCTATGTGCGCGGCCTGTTCGGGGTGGAACCAAATACATCTGAAACCAGCAGCAAGGAGAAATCAACATGA
- a CDS encoding phospholipase D-like domain-containing protein, whose product MIRLGKFYCGWAKPERELRYLPELIICLSEKQAERIRGTLAPDAPVRVVTPHISQLRGRVYAKVTVLPGVDLDQDVGGSGSLRSILEHRQLMWGDRAILIVL is encoded by the coding sequence ATGATCCGGCTTGGTAAGTTCTATTGTGGTTGGGCAAAACCTGAGCGCGAGCTTCGGTATCTCCCGGAACTGATCATTTGTCTTAGTGAGAAACAAGCAGAGCGTATCCGTGGAACGCTCGCGCCGGACGCGCCTGTCCGCGTGGTGACCCCGCATATCTCTCAGTTGAGAGGCAGGGTCTATGCGAAGGTCACGGTTTTGCCGGGCGTTGATCTGGATCAAGACGTCGGCGGCTCTGGCAGTCTGCGCAGCATTCTCGAGCACCGACAGTTAATGTGGGGGGACCGGGCCATTCTGATCGTGCTGTGA
- a CDS encoding PAS domain-containing sensor histidine kinase codes for MRRGDEFFGTLNFSDRAPRHAPFSNKEYEFVAFLARWLGNELKLHAERRELREQRGLLSAMIDAVPEAIVLTGLNRRVAMVSPAVEALFGYAPHQILGRQTAVLYGTLEGYERAGKERFNPQTSSKRGEFEISCRRADGTTFDGLASTAKVETDRGETLGFLAVTRDVTEQRAFEYAKDQMIATVSHDIKTPLTALRGALELLDAQKPGLDDAKNKLLRFALRNAQRIDEMVADILDVEQLRAEEPSGRAVAPLAPLLARAIETLTSYAENHGIGLKLKPSDAPNHVLRLHEGRVERLISDLVTNAIKASAKGGTVELGLTTTGRGFYVKDEGAGLPLNIQKALFKPFARGDTYRVNEGYGLAMSIVKAIVDQHLGEITFETAEGEVTTFIVDFPALNSSERAVPSKGLLE; via the coding sequence TTGCGGCGCGGAGATGAATTCTTCGGCACGTTGAACTTTTCTGACCGCGCGCCGCGGCACGCACCCTTCAGCAACAAGGAGTATGAGTTCGTCGCCTTTTTGGCGCGCTGGTTGGGCAATGAGTTGAAGCTGCATGCCGAGCGGCGGGAACTGCGCGAACAGCGTGGGTTGCTCAGTGCGATGATTGATGCGGTGCCTGAAGCAATCGTTTTGACTGGCCTCAACCGCCGTGTCGCGATGGTCAGCCCAGCTGTGGAAGCGCTTTTTGGCTATGCGCCCCACCAAATTCTGGGACGGCAAACAGCAGTGCTTTACGGGACGCTTGAGGGCTATGAGCGCGCGGGTAAGGAGAGATTCAACCCTCAGACATCAAGCAAGCGAGGCGAGTTTGAAATTTCTTGCCGTCGGGCTGATGGAACCACATTTGATGGTCTTGCTTCTACCGCCAAAGTGGAAACTGACAGGGGCGAGACACTTGGCTTTTTGGCAGTCACCCGAGATGTCACTGAACAGCGTGCTTTTGAGTATGCCAAAGATCAGATGATCGCCACGGTAAGCCACGACATAAAAACCCCCCTGACGGCGCTCCGCGGTGCATTGGAGCTACTGGATGCACAAAAGCCGGGGCTGGACGACGCAAAAAACAAACTGCTACGGTTTGCACTGCGCAATGCGCAGCGTATCGACGAGATGGTTGCTGACATACTCGACGTCGAACAGCTCCGTGCGGAGGAACCGTCAGGCCGCGCTGTAGCCCCCCTTGCGCCTTTGCTCGCTCGAGCAATCGAGACACTTACCTCCTATGCCGAGAACCATGGCATAGGTCTCAAATTGAAGCCTTCAGATGCACCGAACCACGTTTTGCGATTGCATGAAGGCAGGGTGGAACGGCTGATATCCGATCTTGTGACAAACGCTATCAAAGCATCCGCAAAGGGTGGGACGGTAGAGCTGGGTCTCACCACTACGGGGCGGGGCTTCTATGTAAAGGACGAGGGCGCAGGATTGCCGCTCAATATTCAGAAGGCCCTTTTCAAACCCTTTGCGCGCGGGGACACTTATCGGGTCAATGAGGGCTATGGGCTGGCAATGAGCATTGTGAAAGCGATCGTTGACCAGCATCTTGGCGAAATCACATTTGAAACTGCCGAAGGAGAGGTGACGACCTTCATCGTAGATTTCCCTGCCCTGAATTCTTCTGAAAGGGCGGTGCCTTCCAAGGGCCTTCTGGAGTAA
- a CDS encoding ribbon-helix-helix protein, CopG family — protein sequence MKSRGRPKVDTAPVMVRMPTALIEALDEARRAEEDLPTRPELIRRILEEWAAGRRDRQLPGFRSGC from the coding sequence ATGAAATCACGTGGGCGCCCTAAAGTAGATACCGCGCCGGTGATGGTGCGCATGCCGACAGCGCTGATAGAAGCGTTAGATGAAGCGCGGCGGGCGGAGGAGGATCTGCCGACGCGGCCGGAGCTAATCCGGCGTATCTTGGAAGAATGGGCCGCGGGCAGGCGGGATCGACAACTCCCCGGTTTCAGGAGTGGGTGCTGA
- a CDS encoding nucleotidyltransferase domain-containing protein produces MCKSADIIQRRAASRHEAALSAWFLIKSELAATGLEAKLFGSLAKGNFRSHSDIDLMVRLGGSGMSRSAVERIVNEASGDIPVDLFFEEDLTQSDLESFVGI; encoded by the coding sequence ATGTGTAAATCGGCCGATATCATCCAGCGCAGAGCCGCCAGCCGCCATGAGGCGGCGCTATCGGCGTGGTTTTTGATCAAGTCGGAACTTGCAGCTACAGGTCTGGAAGCGAAACTGTTTGGCTCCCTAGCCAAGGGGAACTTTAGAAGCCATTCCGATATCGATCTGATGGTCAGGTTGGGGGGTAGCGGGATGTCCAGATCCGCTGTCGAGCGTATCGTCAACGAGGCATCAGGTGATATCCCGGTTGATCTGTTTTTCGAAGAAGACCTCACGCAGTCAGACCTAGAGTCTTTCGTTGGTATCTGA
- a CDS encoding LysR substrate-binding domain-containing protein codes for MEISRVIQNIRDFLISSLLIAGMPALASKLLPYVITEFTADHPGISVSLHTRSSHTVLRHLCSRQFDLGFAALDKDHPAVVRRALFSAPMLGVLPLGYDLE; via the coding sequence GTGGAGATTTCCCGCGTTATTCAAAACATCCGAGACTTTCTAATCAGCAGTTTGCTGATTGCGGGAATGCCAGCGCTGGCTTCGAAACTCTTACCCTACGTCATTACCGAGTTTACGGCTGATCATCCCGGGATCTCCGTATCTTTGCACACAAGAAGCTCCCATACGGTGCTGCGCCACCTTTGCTCACGGCAATTCGACCTTGGGTTTGCTGCATTGGACAAAGATCACCCTGCCGTAGTGCGCCGCGCTCTGTTCTCTGCGCCGATGTTGGGCGTGCTTCCCCTCGGCTATGATTTGGAATAG
- a CDS encoding MurR/RpiR family transcriptional regulator, whose amino-acid sequence MRISEAPLHTSIRAQLEGVFEEGTKADRLLARYMLDSWVGLPFETAASIARSVKVSEATVGRFCRSIGYDSFRDLKDHLKHDMGDDPWLMSDRLQEMRKDGGVDSAQLNQGLQLEIAALVGIYELANSAEWQQEAERLAQTAHVFVAGFQTERGLAQYFANQMQYVRDGVTLIDLAAGNFAEILLTDRPAHLVIFEARRYSVLAKSLAEEARAAGVTVTLITDVFCDWGHEAADQVFAVPTQFNQFWDSTAQMASLSNLLIHSVFLQLGSEVEGRLNRIADLYGRFTGHVDRPARQGAKRKNGTEKPNRSEHDDT is encoded by the coding sequence ATGAGAATTTCGGAGGCTCCGTTGCACACCTCAATCAGAGCTCAGCTAGAAGGTGTCTTCGAAGAAGGGACCAAAGCAGACCGTCTTTTGGCCCGATACATGCTGGATTCTTGGGTAGGATTGCCGTTTGAAACCGCCGCCAGCATCGCGCGGTCGGTAAAGGTGAGCGAAGCCACCGTCGGGCGGTTCTGCCGTTCCATCGGCTATGATAGCTTTCGCGACCTGAAGGATCACCTCAAGCACGATATGGGCGACGACCCATGGCTGATGTCCGATCGTCTGCAAGAGATGCGCAAGGACGGCGGTGTCGACAGCGCGCAACTTAACCAAGGGCTGCAGCTCGAAATCGCAGCGCTTGTCGGCATCTATGAGTTAGCAAACAGCGCCGAATGGCAGCAAGAAGCAGAGCGATTAGCGCAGACTGCACATGTTTTCGTTGCCGGTTTTCAGACAGAACGCGGTCTTGCTCAGTATTTCGCCAACCAAATGCAATATGTTCGCGACGGCGTCACGCTGATTGACCTCGCGGCTGGGAACTTCGCCGAGATCTTGTTGACCGACCGCCCTGCCCATCTCGTGATCTTCGAGGCACGGCGCTATTCGGTCTTGGCCAAGAGCCTCGCTGAAGAGGCCCGCGCGGCGGGGGTGACGGTCACCCTCATTACAGATGTCTTTTGCGACTGGGGCCATGAGGCGGCGGATCAGGTGTTCGCGGTGCCCACGCAGTTCAACCAATTCTGGGACTCGACAGCCCAGATGGCGAGCCTGTCCAACCTGTTGATCCACAGCGTCTTTCTACAGCTTGGATCCGAGGTGGAAGGCAGGCTCAACCGGATTGCCGATCTCTATGGTCGCTTTACCGGCCATGTCGACCGCCCTGCACGTCAGGGGGCCAAACGAAAAAACGGCACCGAAAAACCCAACAGGAGTGAACACGATGACACCTAA
- a CDS encoding ABC transporter substrate-binding protein: MTPKLKLTTALSTLAVAASLSTGAFAETLRLGTEGAYPPFNYIEADGKIAGFDVEIGQELCKRIGEECEVVAQDWDGIIPGLLANKYDFIIASMFITEERKKQVDFTDPYYLAAMTNVVPKGSDITEFTNEALADKVIGAQSGTTQADYIEATYPDADVRLYPTQDEVNLDMASGRIDMQVGDMLPMLDWTTKTEDGACCELAGDPITDPAFVGEGVGIALRQEDDELREKLNAALAEMRADGTYKTINDKYFDIDVYTMK; the protein is encoded by the coding sequence ATGACACCTAAACTCAAACTGACCACGGCGCTTTCGACGCTGGCCGTCGCCGCCAGCCTTTCTACCGGCGCCTTTGCCGAGACATTGCGCTTAGGCACGGAAGGCGCCTACCCTCCGTTCAACTACATCGAAGCGGACGGCAAGATCGCCGGTTTCGATGTCGAGATCGGTCAGGAACTTTGCAAGCGGATCGGCGAGGAATGCGAAGTCGTTGCGCAGGATTGGGATGGGATCATTCCGGGGCTGCTGGCGAACAAATACGACTTCATCATCGCGTCGATGTTCATCACTGAAGAGCGTAAGAAGCAGGTGGATTTCACTGACCCTTACTACCTCGCCGCGATGACGAATGTCGTGCCCAAGGGCTCCGACATCACCGAATTCACCAATGAAGCCCTCGCCGACAAGGTTATTGGCGCACAGTCCGGCACCACGCAGGCCGATTATATCGAAGCGACCTACCCGGATGCGGATGTGCGGCTGTATCCAACGCAGGATGAGGTCAACCTCGACATGGCCAGTGGCCGGATCGACATGCAGGTCGGTGACATGCTGCCGATGCTGGACTGGACGACCAAGACCGAAGACGGCGCCTGCTGCGAGTTGGCCGGCGATCCGATCACCGATCCGGCCTTTGTCGGTGAGGGCGTGGGCATCGCGCTGCGTCAGGAAGACGACGAATTGCGTGAAAAGCTGAACGCCGCCTTGGCCGAGATGCGCGCTGATGGGACTTATAAAACCATCAACGACAAGTATTTCGACATCGACGTTTACACGATGAAATGA
- a CDS encoding ABC transporter permease, with product MFELLSYGDAGWGDEILAGLAITMQLAIVTLPIGLLIGFVAAFASMSRHAGLRAIGFGYTTIMRGLPEILTLFVVYNGVGLLLNKLAVWWNPGGTNIEFSPFAAGVTALAMVFGAFAGEVLRGAFQSLDEGQMEAGRAIGMSPRKIFFRIRLPQVWRFALPGLGNLWINMLKDTALVSIIALDDLMRMTKVAVGVTKQPFTFYLLACLVYWALCVLSEVVLAHMERRANRGIRRV from the coding sequence ATGTTTGAGTTGCTCTCTTACGGCGATGCCGGCTGGGGGGATGAAATCCTCGCGGGTTTGGCGATCACGATGCAGCTTGCCATCGTGACGCTGCCCATCGGTCTGCTGATCGGCTTTGTCGCGGCCTTTGCCTCCATGTCGCGCCATGCGGGACTGCGGGCAATTGGTTTTGGCTACACCACGATCATGCGCGGCCTGCCCGAGATCCTAACACTCTTTGTGGTCTACAATGGCGTCGGACTTTTGCTAAACAAACTGGCTGTCTGGTGGAATCCGGGCGGCACCAATATCGAGTTCAGCCCCTTTGCCGCCGGGGTGACAGCGCTTGCCATGGTCTTTGGCGCCTTTGCGGGCGAAGTGCTGCGCGGCGCCTTCCAATCGCTCGACGAAGGGCAGATGGAAGCGGGCCGGGCGATCGGCATGTCACCGCGCAAAATCTTCTTTCGTATCCGCCTACCGCAGGTCTGGCGATTTGCCCTGCCCGGCCTTGGGAATCTGTGGATCAACATGCTGAAAGATACAGCGCTGGTATCAATCATCGCACTGGACGACCTGATGCGCATGACCAAGGTTGCCGTGGGTGTGACCAAACAGCCCTTCACCTTCTACCTGCTGGCCTGCCTGGTCTACTGGGCGCTCTGCGTCCTGTCGGAAGTGGTGCTGGCCCATATGGAACGCCGCGCCAATCGCGGCATTCGGAGGGTCTGA
- a CDS encoding ABC transporter permease, whose product MNPFDIMIEYWPRLLDGTLMTLKLTFMGAFIAALFSPGLALIRANTSPIAQAPLRLYISFMRGTPILGQLFLIYYGSGQFRPFLQDWGLWGFFRDPFNCALLAFALNSTAYQTEILRGGIMGVARGEIEAAKAIGMTRLQILRRVTFPHAYRIAWPALGNEIILLMKASALASVVTVFDIMGRTRQIFSRTFDFSIYLWAALIYLCITAIFVLLWRQGETRLSRHIGPRNTGRSILSPPEGPKP is encoded by the coding sequence ATGAACCCGTTTGACATCATGATCGAATATTGGCCGCGCCTGCTTGATGGCACTTTGATGACCCTCAAGCTGACCTTTATGGGCGCCTTCATTGCGGCCCTCTTCTCCCCCGGCCTTGCCCTGATCCGCGCCAATACGAGCCCTATCGCGCAGGCTCCCCTGCGGCTCTATATCTCCTTCATGCGCGGCACGCCAATCTTGGGGCAATTGTTTTTGATCTACTACGGCTCCGGCCAGTTCCGCCCCTTCTTGCAAGACTGGGGCCTCTGGGGGTTTTTCCGTGATCCGTTCAATTGTGCGCTCTTGGCCTTTGCGCTGAACTCGACAGCCTATCAGACAGAGATCCTGCGCGGCGGCATCATGGGCGTGGCACGCGGAGAAATTGAGGCCGCCAAGGCTATCGGCATGACCCGCCTGCAAATCCTGCGCCGGGTGACTTTCCCCCATGCATACCGCATTGCATGGCCGGCGCTTGGCAATGAGATCATCCTGCTCATGAAGGCCAGCGCACTGGCCAGCGTTGTCACCGTCTTCGACATCATGGGCCGCACGCGGCAGATCTTCTCGCGCACATTCGACTTCTCGATCTATCTCTGGGCCGCGCTGATTTACCTCTGCATCACCGCGATCTTTGTGCTGCTCTGGAGACAGGGCGAGACACGTCTGAGCCGTCACATTGGTCCGCGCAACACGGGCCGCTCTATTCTCTCCCCTCCGGAAGGACCAAAGCCATGA
- a CDS encoding ABC transporter ATP-binding protein — protein sequence MSEADIILKAEDICKSFGAVEVLKGISLEAREGDVISILGSSGSGKSTFLRCLNFLETPTSGTVSVHGEEIQVRDGKPLNARHIETVRSRLGMVFQQFNLWSHRTALENVMEGPVQVKGTPKPKARAAAQALLERVGLQDRMDMYPSQLSGGQQQRVAIARALAMEPDAILFDEPTSALDPELVGEVLKVMQSLAAEGRTMIVVTHEMAFARDVSSDVVFLHEGRIAERGSPEQMFTNPQTEVFQRFIANVK from the coding sequence ATGAGCGAGGCCGACATTATCCTGAAAGCCGAAGATATCTGCAAATCCTTCGGCGCTGTGGAGGTGCTCAAGGGCATCTCACTCGAAGCGCGGGAGGGCGATGTGATCTCGATCCTCGGCTCATCCGGCTCTGGCAAAAGCACCTTTCTGCGCTGTCTGAATTTCCTCGAAACCCCCACGTCCGGCACGGTCAGCGTGCATGGCGAGGAAATCCAGGTGCGCGATGGCAAGCCGCTGAACGCGCGTCATATCGAAACGGTGCGCAGCCGCTTGGGCATGGTGTTTCAACAGTTCAATCTGTGGAGTCACCGCACCGCCTTGGAAAACGTGATGGAAGGCCCGGTGCAGGTCAAAGGCACGCCGAAGCCGAAAGCCCGCGCCGCCGCCCAAGCGCTCTTGGAGCGGGTCGGACTACAGGACCGGATGGATATGTATCCCTCCCAGTTGTCTGGTGGGCAGCAGCAGCGCGTGGCAATCGCGCGGGCGCTGGCGATGGAGCCTGATGCGATCCTTTTCGACGAACCAACCAGCGCGCTCGACCCGGAACTAGTGGGCGAAGTGCTGAAGGTCATGCAATCACTCGCCGCAGAAGGGCGCACTATGATCGTCGTCACCCATGAGATGGCCTTTGCCCGCGATGTCTCCTCCGACGTGGTGTTCCTGCATGAAGGCCGCATCGCCGAGCGCGGCAGCCCTGAGCAGATGTTCACCAATCCGCAAACCGAAGTCTTTCAGCGTTTTATCGCCAATGTGAAGTAA